A region from the Vicia villosa cultivar HV-30 ecotype Madison, WI linkage group LG3, Vvil1.0, whole genome shotgun sequence genome encodes:
- the LOC131660048 gene encoding probable transcriptional regulatory protein At2g25830 isoform X1, with protein sequence MISRASRVAHHLHAFSSRVSSTRPISSLFLHRNVYISPSLDAANVNFANYDSSCRARKIWTFTPVCMGRRSSKIAGRKEANNAKKAKLYSRIGKEVVSAVKKGGPNVMSNSALAAVLEKVKELDVPRDIVERNIKRATEKGQEAYIEKIYEVYGYGGVSMVVEVSTDKINRSIAKIRDVVKECGGKMADSGSVLFKFTRARVVNIKVTDADKDQLLGIALDAGAEDVIDPPTYEDDTEEDRSERYYKIVGSSENYSSIVSKLREEGIDFEPDNGSELLPNTTVEVDDEAMDLNRELMSKLLELDDVDAVYTDQK encoded by the exons ATGATATCGAGAGCATCGCGAGTGGCGCATCATCTCCACGCTTTCTCATCTCGCGTTTCCTCCACGCGCCCCATTTCCTCACTCTTTCTCCACA GGAATGTTTATATTTCACCATCGTTAGATGCTGCAAATGTAAACTTTGCTAATTATGATAGCAGCTGTCGAGCTAGAAAGATATGGACTTTCACTCCTGTTTGTATGGGCAGACGCTCCAGCAAAATCGCTGGACGAAAG GAAGCTAATAATGCAAAAAAAGCTAAACTATACTCAAGGATTGGGAAGGAAGTTGTGTCTGC TGTAAAGAAAGGTGGTCCGAATGTCATGTCTAATTCAGCCCTGGCTGCTGTACTTGAGAAAGTAAAGGAGCTTGATGTTCCTAGAGATATTGTTGAGCGCAACATCAAGAGAGCAACTGAGAAGGGACAAGAGGCTTATATTGAGAAAATTTATGAG GTTTATGGTTATGGAGGAGTTAGTATGGTAGTTGAGGTATCAACTGATAAGATAAACCGTTCTATAGCAAAGATTAGAGATGTAGTCAAGGAATGTGGAGGAAAGATGGCGGATTCTGGGTCTGTGTTGTTTAAGTTTACGCGTGCTCGGGTAGTAAACATTAAAGTCACTGATGCTGACAAAGATCAATTGCTTGGAATTGCTTTAGATGCTGGAGCCGAAGATGTAATTGATCCTCCCACTTATGAAGATGATACTGAAGAGGATAGGTCAGAAAG gTATTATAAAATTGTTGGTTCTTCAGAGAACTATTCATCTATAGTATCAAAGTTGCGAGAGGAGGGCATAGATTTTGAGCCTGATAATGGTTCTGAGCTTCTTCCAAATACCACCGTTGAG gtagacgatgAGGCTATGGACTTGAACAGAGAACTTATGAGCAAATTACTTGAGCTTGATGATGTTGACGCTGTTTATACAGATCAGAAATAG
- the LOC131660048 gene encoding probable transcriptional regulatory protein At2g25830 isoform X2: protein MIPSFSGNVYISPSLDAANVNFANYDSSCRARKIWTFTPVCMGRRSSKIAGRKEANNAKKAKLYSRIGKEVVSAVKKGGPNVMSNSALAAVLEKVKELDVPRDIVERNIKRATEKGQEAYIEKIYEVYGYGGVSMVVEVSTDKINRSIAKIRDVVKECGGKMADSGSVLFKFTRARVVNIKVTDADKDQLLGIALDAGAEDVIDPPTYEDDTEEDRSERYYKIVGSSENYSSIVSKLREEGIDFEPDNGSELLPNTTVEVDDEAMDLNRELMSKLLELDDVDAVYTDQK, encoded by the exons ATGATTCCTTCATTCTCAGGGAATGTTTATATTTCACCATCGTTAGATGCTGCAAATGTAAACTTTGCTAATTATGATAGCAGCTGTCGAGCTAGAAAGATATGGACTTTCACTCCTGTTTGTATGGGCAGACGCTCCAGCAAAATCGCTGGACGAAAG GAAGCTAATAATGCAAAAAAAGCTAAACTATACTCAAGGATTGGGAAGGAAGTTGTGTCTGC TGTAAAGAAAGGTGGTCCGAATGTCATGTCTAATTCAGCCCTGGCTGCTGTACTTGAGAAAGTAAAGGAGCTTGATGTTCCTAGAGATATTGTTGAGCGCAACATCAAGAGAGCAACTGAGAAGGGACAAGAGGCTTATATTGAGAAAATTTATGAG GTTTATGGTTATGGAGGAGTTAGTATGGTAGTTGAGGTATCAACTGATAAGATAAACCGTTCTATAGCAAAGATTAGAGATGTAGTCAAGGAATGTGGAGGAAAGATGGCGGATTCTGGGTCTGTGTTGTTTAAGTTTACGCGTGCTCGGGTAGTAAACATTAAAGTCACTGATGCTGACAAAGATCAATTGCTTGGAATTGCTTTAGATGCTGGAGCCGAAGATGTAATTGATCCTCCCACTTATGAAGATGATACTGAAGAGGATAGGTCAGAAAG gTATTATAAAATTGTTGGTTCTTCAGAGAACTATTCATCTATAGTATCAAAGTTGCGAGAGGAGGGCATAGATTTTGAGCCTGATAATGGTTCTGAGCTTCTTCCAAATACCACCGTTGAG gtagacgatgAGGCTATGGACTTGAACAGAGAACTTATGAGCAAATTACTTGAGCTTGATGATGTTGACGCTGTTTATACAGATCAGAAATAG
- the LOC131660047 gene encoding carotenoid cleavage dioxygenase 8 homolog B, chloroplastic-like codes for MAFIVSPTIMRNSISLQNRLVCDMPDHSYKDKFLFRNKGIYKGTRNLQDHLTVTNVASPSRVIAPPPPPEKLPGTNGGQHHVAWTSVPQERWEGELLVQGHIPLWLKGTYIRNGPGMWNIGDYNFRHLFDGYATLVGLHFENGRLTAGHRQIESQAYQAAKKNQKICYREFSEVPKAENFLAYVGELANLFSGSSLTDNANTGVVKLGDGRVVCLTETQKGSIVIDPETLETIGKFEYSDSLGGLIHSAHPIVTDKEFLTLIPDLVKPGYLVVKMEPGSNERNVIGRVDCRGGSSPGWVHSFPVTEHYVIVPEMPLRYCAQNLLRAEPTPLYKFQWHPESKAFMHVMCKTSGKIVASVEVPLFVTFHFINAYEEEDEDGRVTAVIADCCEHNSNPGILDKLRLQNLRSFNGNDVLPDARVGRFRIPLDGSPYGTLEAALDPNEHGKGMDMCSINPNYLGMKYRYTYACGAQRPCNFPNTLTKIDLESKRAKNWYEEGAVPSEPFFVPRPGATEEDDGVVISIVSDKNGEGYALVLDGSTFEEIARAKFPYGLPYGLHGCWVPKQ; via the exons ATGGCTTTTATAGTCTCACCAACTATAATGAGAAACTCCATTTCATTGCAAAATAGACTTGTTTGTGATATGCCTGATCACTCTTATAAGGATAAGTTTTTATTTAGAAACAAGGGCATTTATAAGGGCACACGCAATCTTCAAGATCATTTGACTGTCACGAATGTTGCGAGCCCGTCGCGTGTGATTGCTCCGCCTCCACCGCCGGAGAAACTTCCGGGGACCAACGGTGGCCAACACCATGTTGCATGGACTAGTGTCCCCCAAGAAAGATGGGAAGGAGAACTTCTTGTTCAAGGACATATTCCACTTTGGCTG AAAGGAACGTACATAAGGAATGGTCCAGGCATGTGGAACATAGGGGACTACAATTTCAGGCATCTCTTTGATGGCTATGCCACCTTGGTTGGACTTCACTTTGAGAATGGGCGGTTGACGGCCGGTCACCGGCAAATCGAATCTCAAGCTTATCAAGCAGCAAAGAAAAATCAGAAGATATGTTATCGTGAATTTTCTGAAGTGCCTAAGGCTGAAAATTTCTTAGCTTACGTAGGAGAGTTAGCGAATCTTTTCTCAGGTTCCTCGCTTACCGATAATGCCAACACCGGTGTGGTGAAGCTCGGAGATGGGAGGGTGGTTTGTTTGACAGAAACACAAAAAGGGTCCATAGTGATAGACCCTGAGACGTTGGAGACAATTGGAAAATTTGAGTATAGTGATTCTTTGGGGGGACTCATTCACTCCGCACACCCAATTGTGACGGATAAGGAGTTTTTAACGTTAATCCCTGACCTTGTGAAACCAGGATACTTGGTGGTGAAGATGGAACCCGGCTCTAATGAGAGGAATGTTATTGGGCGGGTTGATTGTCGAGGCGGATCATCGCCCGGTTGGGTCCATTCCTTCCCTGTTACTGAACATTATGTTATTGTGCCTGAAATGCCATTGAGGTATTGTGCTCAAAATTTGCTCAGAGCTGAGCCAACTCCTTTATACAAATTTCAGTGGCATCCGGAGTCCAAAGCTTTTATGCATGTAATGTGCAAAACTAGTGGAAAGATT GTGGCAAGTGTGGAAGTGCCTCTGTTTGTTACTTTCCATTTCATTAATGCATATgaggaggaagatgaagatgGGAGGGTGACTGCTGTCATCGCTGACTGTTGTGAGCACAATTCAAACCCCGGCATTCTTGACAAGCTTAGATTACAAAACCTTCGCTCATTTAATGGCAACGATGTTCTACCAGATGCTAG GGTTGGTAGGTTTAGAATACCACTAGATGGAAGTCCATATGGAACATTAGAAGCAGCATTAGACCCAAATGAACATGGCAAAGGCATGGATATGTGCAgcataaaccctaattatttagggaTGAAATATAGATATACCTACGCTTGTGGAGCACAACGCCCTTGTAACTTCCCCAACACCCTCACCAAG ATTGATCTAGAATCAAAAAGGGCTAAGAACTGGTATGAAGAAGGAGCTGTGCCCTCGGAACCATTCTTTGTGCCTCGACCAGGAGCAACAGAAGAAGACGATG GTGTAGTAATCTCCATAGTCAGTGACAAAAATGGAGAAGGATATGCATTGGTGTTAGATGGTTCCACTTTTGAAGAGATTGCTAGGGCTAAGTTCCCTTATGGTCTTCCATATGGATTGCATGGATGTTGGGTTCCAAAACAGTAA
- the LOC131655590 gene encoding uncharacterized protein LOC131655590, protein MVPLVEEVVEDSLIWKDEQNGIYSVRPGYRLWRKSQANMWNKMMDGWRAASLSSLIEPRIHNFNDAQSFILDICSRGDIRDADRFAVMMDEIWKNRNNIVWNDTREEATKIGLQVYFHWHDWFLARGSSDRAQGPPPPIAWTPPNEGKLKCNVDASYNNSLGLTNRGWCVRNNVVKFIVVGVAWDYGILPTIVAEAMALKEAMQGAILLQLPNVIF, encoded by the exons ATGGTTCCACTTGTGGAGGAAGTTGTTGAAGATAGCTTGATATGGAAAGATGAGCAAAACGGAATCTATAGTGTTAGACCAGGTTATAGATTATGGAGGAAATCTCAAGCAAATATGTGGAATAAAATGATGGACG GTTGGCGGGCAGCAAGTTTATCATCTTTGATCGAACCTCGTATTCATAATTTTAATGATGCTCAATCCTTTATTCTTGACATTTGTAGTAGAGGGGATATAAGGGACGCCGATAGATTTGCTGTGATGATGGATGAGATTTGGAAGAATAGGAATAATATTGTGTGGAATGATACTCGAGAAGAGGCTACAAAAATTGGCTTGCAGGTCTATTTCCATTGGCATGATTGGTTCTTAGCTAGAGGAAGTAGTGATAGGGCTCAGGGGCCTCCACCACCTATTGCTTGGACGCCCCCAAATGAAGGGAAGTTAAAGTGTAATGTGGATGCGAGTTATAATAATAGTTTGGGCTTAACTAATAGAGGGTGGTGTGTAAGAAACAATGTTGTAAAATTTATTGTTGTAGGAGTAGCTTGGGATTATGGTATCTTACCCACTATTGTAGCGGAAGCCATGGCTTTGAAAGAAGCTATGCAAGGCGCTATTTTGCTACAATTGCCTAATGTTATTTTTTAA